In Deinococcus sp. KSM4-11, the genomic stretch TCGGGCGTGTTCCAGGGTGGTGGCGTCTGGGGTCTCTCGCAAGATAGTCATCCTCCTTGTCTAAATGGACAAGTAGGGTTACTATACCGTCAGTCGTGCCCAGGCCACGACCCGGAGGCCCACATGATCGCGATCCACGCCGCAGCCACCCACGCCATCGAAACACCCAACGGAAACCACGGCACCAGCCTCGCCACCCCCCGGCTCGGGGCCACCGAGGTCACGGTCGTGCGTCAGCGTCAGACCCCCGGCGGCTCCAACCCCACCCACGTCCACAGTCGCGAGGAAGTCATGGTGCTGCTCTCGGGCCAGGTCACCGTCAGCAGCGGTGAGGAGCGGATCGACCTGTTCCCCAGGGATACGCTGATCGTGCCGGCC encodes the following:
- a CDS encoding cupin domain-containing protein — encoded protein: MIAIHAAATHAIETPNGNHGTSLATPRLGATEVTVVRQRQTPGGSNPTHVHSREEVMVLLSGQVTVSSGEERIDLFPRDTLIVPAQTPHRVDNTGTVDAEWLIISPAGMQFFRDTGEEASPPWIK